A region of Mesorhizobium sp. M3A.F.Ca.ET.080.04.2.1 DNA encodes the following proteins:
- a CDS encoding MotA/TolQ/ExbB proton channel family protein — MAFLRSFGRRSDVLVYDPHKLSSPQVFLLTMVIFLVIVAFIAAILTRQISSAFGSNPGLNGLIVGVLGIGILLAFVQVGRLFREVRWVNSFRAGSETTEPVLLAPMKAMIGRSSSMAFSTSSMRTMLDSIATRLDETRDTSRYLVGLLVFLGLLGTFWGLLNTIASIRETIEALDPGTGDAAAVLDALKQGLSAPLAGMGTAFSSSLFGLSGSLVLGFLDLQAGRAQTRFYTELENWLSSVTDLSSDIVVSDHPARTEPSEEIRVLSERLRSLQENGGGSNPRVATAMANLADGISGLVKNMRSEQQIMRDWVEAQSDEQKAMRNTLEKIADALKKQGVH, encoded by the coding sequence ATGGCTTTTCTCAGATCCTTCGGCAGGCGCTCGGATGTCCTGGTCTATGATCCGCACAAGCTATCGAGCCCGCAGGTCTTCCTGCTGACCATGGTGATCTTCCTGGTCATCGTCGCCTTCATCGCCGCCATCCTGACCCGCCAGATCTCGAGCGCCTTCGGCTCCAATCCCGGACTCAATGGACTGATCGTCGGTGTGCTCGGCATCGGCATCCTGCTTGCCTTCGTCCAGGTCGGCCGGCTCTTTCGCGAGGTGCGCTGGGTCAATTCCTTCCGTGCCGGCTCGGAGACCACCGAGCCCGTCCTGCTGGCCCCGATGAAGGCGATGATCGGCCGCTCGTCGTCGATGGCGTTTTCGACCTCGTCGATGCGCACCATGCTCGATTCGATCGCCACCCGCCTCGACGAGACCCGCGACACCTCGCGCTACCTGGTCGGCCTGCTGGTGTTCCTCGGCCTGCTCGGCACCTTTTGGGGCCTGCTCAACACCATCGCCTCGATCCGCGAGACCATCGAGGCGCTCGACCCCGGCACGGGAGACGCGGCCGCCGTGCTCGACGCGCTGAAGCAGGGCCTGTCGGCGCCGCTCGCCGGCATGGGCACCGCCTTCTCGTCCTCGCTGTTCGGTCTTTCGGGCTCGCTGGTGCTCGGTTTCCTCGACCTGCAGGCCGGCCGAGCCCAGACTCGCTTCTACACCGAGCTCGAAAACTGGCTGTCCTCGGTCACCGATCTTTCATCCGACATCGTCGTCTCCGACCATCCGGCCCGGACCGAGCCGTCCGAGGAAATTCGCGTGCTGTCGGAGCGGCTGCGCAGCCTGCAGGAAAATGGCGGCGGCTCCAACCCCCGCGTGGCCACCGCCATGGCCAATCTCGCCGACGGCATCTCCGGCCTGGTCAAGAACATGCGTTCCGAGCAGCAGATCATGCGCGACTGGGTCGAGGCCCAGTCCGACGAGCAGAAGGCCATGCGCAACACGCTGGAGAAGATCGCCGACGCGCTGAAGAAGCAAGGGGTCCACTGA
- a CDS encoding hemolysin III family protein, producing MSKARQETQIEIPFIGRWHYSRAEMIADGIVHAVGIVLAIAAGSAFLALAAFHSGPGEYFAAVFYVISLLTVLSVSLAYNLWPVAWPAKWILRRFDHAAIYLLIASTYTPFLAQLHNSTLAVPMIVVVWTAAALGIAIKMLLPGRYDRLAIVFYLAIGWSGVVLAGPLLDTLPTASIALLVAGGVVYSLGVVFFAWKGMRFHNAVWHGFVVTGAGLHLAAMVDCLVVSRF from the coding sequence ATGAGCAAAGCCCGTCAAGAAACCCAGATCGAGATCCCGTTCATCGGGCGCTGGCATTACTCCCGCGCCGAGATGATCGCGGATGGCATCGTGCATGCCGTGGGCATCGTGCTGGCGATCGCCGCCGGTTCGGCCTTTCTGGCTTTAGCCGCCTTCCATTCAGGGCCCGGCGAATATTTCGCCGCGGTCTTCTACGTCATCTCGCTGCTCACCGTGCTTTCGGTGTCGCTGGCCTATAATCTGTGGCCGGTGGCGTGGCCGGCGAAATGGATATTGCGCCGTTTCGATCATGCCGCGATCTATCTGCTGATCGCGTCGACCTACACGCCTTTTCTCGCCCAGCTCCACAATTCGACGCTTGCCGTGCCCATGATCGTGGTGGTCTGGACCGCCGCCGCGCTGGGCATCGCGATCAAGATGCTCCTGCCAGGGCGCTATGACCGGTTGGCGATCGTCTTCTATCTCGCCATCGGCTGGAGCGGCGTCGTGCTGGCCGGGCCGCTGCTCGATACGCTGCCGACAGCCTCGATCGCCCTGCTCGTCGCCGGCGGCGTCGTCTATTCGCTGGGCGTGGTCTTCTTCGCCTGGAAGGGCATGCGCTTCCACAACGCCGTCTGGCATGGCTTCGTCGTCACCGGCGCCGGCTTGCACCTGGCGGCCATGGTCGACTGCCTGGTCGTAAGCCGCTTCTGA
- a CDS encoding inositol monophosphatase family protein, producing the protein MARSAILNVMVQAAMKAGRSLSRDFGEVQNLQVSMKGPGDYVSQADRKAEEIVFAELSKARPGYAFLMEERGAVEGDDDQHRWIVDPLDGTTNFLHGIPLFAVSIALERQGQIVAGVVYNPAMDELYTAERGGGAFMNDRRLRVAGRAKLTDAVIGCGVPHLGRGQHGNFLIELRNVMAEVSGVRRLGSASLDLAYVAAGRMDGFWEIGLSAWDIAAGLLLIREAGGFVSDFEGGQEMLERGSVVAGNEVIQRALLKTVRKPLASR; encoded by the coding sequence ATGGCGCGTTCCGCGATCCTCAATGTCATGGTCCAGGCGGCGATGAAGGCCGGGCGCTCGCTGTCGCGCGATTTCGGCGAAGTGCAGAACCTGCAGGTGTCGATGAAGGGCCCCGGCGACTATGTCAGCCAGGCCGATCGCAAGGCGGAAGAAATCGTCTTTGCCGAGCTGTCCAAGGCGCGGCCGGGCTATGCCTTCCTGATGGAAGAGCGCGGCGCCGTCGAGGGCGACGACGACCAGCACCGCTGGATCGTCGATCCGCTCGACGGCACCACCAATTTCCTGCATGGCATCCCGCTGTTCGCTGTCTCGATCGCGCTCGAGCGGCAGGGCCAGATCGTCGCCGGCGTCGTCTACAATCCGGCGATGGACGAACTCTACACCGCCGAGCGCGGCGGCGGTGCCTTCATGAACGACCGCAGGCTGCGGGTCGCCGGTCGCGCCAAGCTGACCGATGCGGTGATCGGCTGCGGCGTGCCGCATCTCGGACGCGGCCAGCACGGCAACTTCCTGATCGAGCTCCGCAACGTCATGGCGGAAGTGTCGGGCGTTCGCCGCCTCGGCTCCGCCTCCCTCGACCTCGCCTACGTCGCCGCCGGCCGCATGGACGGGTTCTGGGAGATCGGGCTCTCCGCTTGGGATATCGCCGCCGGCCTATTGCTGATCCGGGAGGCGGGCGGCTTCGTCTCCGACTTCGAGGGCGGACAGGAAATGCTGGAGCGCGGCTCGGTCGTCGCCGGCAACGAGGTCATCCAGCGCGCGCTGCTCAAGACCGTCAGGAAGCCGCTCGCGTCCCGTTGA
- the efp gene encoding elongation factor P, translated as MAKISGSEIRPGYVIEHDGGLWVAVKTNTVKPGKGGAYNQVELKNLINGTKLNERFRSAETVEQIRLEMKDFSFLYEQGDALVFMDTESYEQLELQKDFVGDRAAFLQDGMMVTVQLYEERPIGISLPDQVTLTITEADPVVKGQTAASSYKPAVLENGIRVLVPPFIAAGERIIVDTNEITYVRRAE; from the coding sequence ATGGCCAAGATCAGTGGCAGCGAAATCCGTCCAGGCTATGTCATCGAGCACGACGGCGGCCTGTGGGTGGCGGTCAAGACCAACACCGTCAAGCCCGGCAAGGGCGGCGCCTACAACCAGGTCGAGCTGAAGAACCTGATCAACGGCACCAAGCTCAACGAGCGCTTCCGCTCGGCCGAAACGGTCGAGCAGATCAGGCTGGAAATGAAGGACTTTTCCTTCCTTTACGAACAGGGTGACGCGCTGGTGTTCATGGACACCGAAAGCTACGAGCAGCTCGAACTGCAGAAGGACTTCGTCGGCGACCGTGCCGCCTTCCTGCAGGACGGCATGATGGTGACGGTCCAGCTTTACGAGGAACGGCCGATCGGCATCTCGCTGCCCGACCAGGTGACGCTCACCATCACCGAGGCTGACCCGGTGGTGAAGGGCCAGACGGCCGCCTCCTCCTACAAGCCGGCGGTGCTGGAGAACGGCATCCGCGTGCTTGTGCCGCCCTTCATCGCGGCGGGCGAGCGCATCATCGTCGACACCAACGAAATCACATACGTGCGCCGCGCGGAATAG
- a CDS encoding tetratricopeptide repeat protein yields MRLPRLPFAALAAALAIQAAAAAEPVPMPQPKPAASAPDPSKPAAGAHENRVHADKAIDKPLPQPATLAPPSADSINPDRFGARPPDAAYGAFQRGLYKTAYNLAMVRAKNGDPAAQTLVAEILSRGLGVPLNAAEAAKWYGLAAEQGVPEAQFQYALMLLDGRYVKKDEKAAFALMQAAAEAGNRLAQFNFAQLLVQQDPGDAGLAKAAAYYERAAATGLADAQYALAQIYANGVGGKPHDDARARILLAQAARQNYDTAQIDLAAWMIEGRGGARDLKSGFAWMKRAAEGGNVAAQNRLAKLYMGGIGTDPDVILAGAWYIVARRAGLIDAEMDDFLQGLDDEQTRQALQKANRLP; encoded by the coding sequence GTGCGCCTGCCCCGGCTCCCCTTCGCGGCCCTGGCTGCCGCCCTTGCGATCCAGGCCGCGGCTGCAGCCGAACCCGTGCCGATGCCGCAGCCCAAGCCGGCTGCGAGCGCGCCGGATCCCAGCAAGCCCGCTGCCGGTGCGCATGAAAATCGGGTGCATGCCGACAAGGCGATCGACAAACCGCTGCCGCAGCCGGCCACGCTTGCGCCGCCCTCGGCCGACAGCATCAATCCCGACCGCTTTGGCGCGAGGCCTCCGGACGCCGCCTATGGCGCCTTCCAGCGCGGGCTCTACAAGACCGCCTACAACCTCGCGATGGTGCGGGCCAAGAATGGCGATCCGGCGGCCCAGACGCTGGTGGCCGAGATACTGTCGCGCGGGCTGGGCGTGCCGCTCAACGCCGCCGAGGCGGCGAAGTGGTATGGGCTTGCCGCCGAGCAGGGCGTTCCGGAAGCACAGTTCCAGTACGCCCTGATGCTGCTCGACGGGCGCTATGTGAAGAAGGACGAGAAGGCGGCTTTCGCGCTGATGCAGGCCGCCGCCGAGGCCGGCAATCGGCTGGCGCAGTTCAACTTCGCACAACTGCTCGTCCAGCAGGATCCGGGCGACGCCGGGCTTGCCAAGGCGGCGGCCTACTATGAACGCGCCGCCGCCACGGGCCTTGCGGATGCGCAATACGCATTGGCGCAGATCTACGCCAACGGCGTCGGCGGCAAGCCGCACGACGATGCCCGGGCGCGCATCCTGCTCGCGCAGGCCGCGCGTCAGAACTACGACACCGCGCAGATCGACCTTGCGGCCTGGATGATCGAGGGGCGCGGCGGCGCGCGCGACCTGAAGTCGGGCTTCGCCTGGATGAAACGGGCCGCCGAGGGCGGCAACGTCGCCGCCCAGAACCGGCTGGCCAAGCTTTACATGGGCGGCATCGGCACCGATCCGGACGTGATCCTCGCCGGCGCCTGGTACATTGTTGCCCGCCGCGCCGGACTGATCGATGCCGAGATGGATGATTTCCTGCAAGGGCTCGACGACGAACAGACCAGGCAGGCGCTGCAGAAGGCCAACCGCCTGCCCTGA
- a CDS encoding thiamine phosphate synthase: MNEATPPNRCRIVLIAPPLATAEHICAAFEGGDVASLILPENGMDDAAFQAFAEKIVPIAQAAGVAVVIAGDSRIAGRVHADGIHVEAGRNDLAETIERLQGKMMVGAGGAKTRDDALDLGEERPDYIFFGRFGYDNKSEPHPRNLSLGEWWAQMIQIPCVVMGGSDLGSVEAVAATGAEFVALSSAVFADGLDPRAAVAAANALLDQTAPRFED, translated from the coding sequence ATGAATGAAGCCACGCCGCCCAACCGCTGCCGCATCGTTTTGATTGCGCCGCCGCTTGCGACGGCTGAACATATCTGCGCGGCATTCGAGGGCGGCGACGTCGCCTCGCTGATCCTGCCTGAAAACGGCATGGACGATGCGGCTTTCCAGGCCTTCGCCGAGAAGATCGTGCCGATCGCCCAGGCCGCCGGCGTCGCTGTCGTCATCGCGGGCGACAGCCGCATTGCCGGTCGCGTTCACGCCGACGGCATCCATGTCGAGGCGGGCCGCAATGATCTCGCCGAGACGATCGAGCGCCTGCAAGGCAAGATGATGGTCGGCGCTGGCGGCGCCAAGACCCGCGACGACGCGCTGGACCTTGGCGAGGAGCGCCCGGACTATATTTTCTTCGGCCGCTTCGGCTACGACAACAAGTCTGAGCCGCATCCCCGCAACCTCTCGCTTGGCGAATGGTGGGCGCAGATGATCCAGATTCCCTGCGTCGTCATGGGCGGATCCGATCTCGGGTCGGTGGAAGCCGTCGCGGCGACAGGCGCCGAGTTCGTGGCGCTGTCCAGCGCGGTCTTCGCCGACGGGCTGGACCCGCGCGCGGCGGTCGCCGCGGCCAATGCGCTGCTCGACCAGACCGCGCCCCGCTTCGAGGACTGA
- a CDS encoding GNAT family N-acetyltransferase, translated as MSKIAIRRATEADLPTIVAMLADDELGSAREDTRLPLARAYLDAFAAVDRDPNQFLAVMTDGADVVGTLQISFLAGLSLQGAWRGQIEAVRVAADRRGERLGQRMFEWAIEKCRERGCRVVQLTTNRSRLDAHRFYERLGFKGSHLGYKLAL; from the coding sequence ATGAGCAAAATCGCGATCCGCCGCGCGACCGAAGCCGATCTCCCGACGATCGTCGCGATGCTCGCCGACGATGAGCTTGGCAGCGCCCGCGAGGATACGCGACTGCCTTTGGCGCGGGCCTATCTGGATGCCTTCGCCGCGGTCGACCGTGACCCGAACCAATTCCTTGCTGTCATGACTGACGGCGCCGACGTCGTCGGCACGCTGCAGATCAGCTTCCTTGCCGGCCTGTCGCTGCAGGGCGCCTGGCGCGGCCAGATCGAGGCCGTCCGCGTCGCGGCGGACCGGCGCGGCGAAAGGCTTGGACAGCGCATGTTCGAATGGGCGATCGAAAAGTGCCGCGAGCGGGGCTGCAGGGTGGTGCAGCTAACGACCAACAGAAGCCGCCTCGACGCGCACCGCTTCTACGAACGGCTCGGCTTCAAGGGAAGCCACCTCGGCTACAAGCTGGCGCTGTAA
- a CDS encoding sulfite exporter TauE/SafE family protein — protein MSGLPSDPWFYAAAIPAVILVGLSKGGFGGAVGFVGVPLMALTIPPVQAAAILLPILCLMDIVSVWTWWGIYDRKMLVEMMPGAIVGIGLGWLTAALVTEEMVRLIVGAVALIFVLRWLYLQLRHGADHAAEPNRTAAAFWGTVAGFTSFVAHVGGPPFQVYALPIRLDPKVLSGTATIFFAATNALKLVPYFALGQFDTTNLTASAVLMPLAPLATIAGAWLVRRMRPEVFYPFTYATVAVVAVKLLWDGIAGLM, from the coding sequence ATGTCAGGCCTGCCCAGCGACCCGTGGTTCTACGCCGCCGCCATTCCGGCGGTCATCCTCGTCGGCCTGTCGAAAGGCGGCTTCGGCGGTGCCGTCGGCTTCGTCGGCGTGCCGTTGATGGCGCTGACCATCCCGCCGGTGCAGGCCGCCGCCATCCTGCTGCCGATCCTGTGCCTGATGGATATCGTTTCGGTATGGACCTGGTGGGGCATCTATGACCGCAAGATGCTGGTCGAGATGATGCCGGGCGCCATCGTCGGTATCGGCCTCGGCTGGCTGACGGCGGCTCTGGTGACCGAGGAGATGGTGCGGCTGATCGTCGGCGCGGTGGCGCTGATTTTCGTGCTGCGCTGGCTCTATCTGCAATTGCGTCATGGTGCCGACCACGCGGCCGAGCCGAACCGCACGGCGGCCGCATTCTGGGGCACGGTTGCCGGCTTCACCAGCTTCGTCGCCCATGTCGGCGGCCCGCCCTTCCAGGTCTATGCACTGCCGATACGGCTCGACCCGAAGGTGCTTTCGGGAACGGCGACGATCTTCTTCGCCGCCACCAATGCGCTGAAGCTCGTTCCCTATTTCGCGCTCGGACAGTTCGACACCACCAACCTCACCGCTTCGGCGGTGCTGATGCCGCTGGCGCCGCTCGCCACGATCGCAGGCGCGTGGCTGGTGCGGCGCATGCGGCCGGAGGTGTTCTATCCGTTCACATACGCAACCGTCGCGGTGGTGGCGGTCAAGCTTTTGTGGGACGGTATCGCCGGCCTCATGTAA
- a CDS encoding DUF2269 family protein, whose protein sequence is MDWYSIVKFLHVVSAILWVGGGFVLFLLGVLAQRAGNIEDKLQAMRASGQLGGKYFAPMSMLTLIFGLIMCGFWVGFSDLWIIIGLAGYVTTFSIGMLVFKPTGERMGAMIAKDGVTPAVLAIGQRMMSWARLDYAVMLVIIADMVLKPTVHDVGMLAGMALVVVVGAALAVGGGRQMVPSAA, encoded by the coding sequence ATGGACTGGTACTCGATCGTCAAATTCCTCCACGTCGTCTCGGCCATTCTGTGGGTCGGCGGTGGATTCGTCCTGTTCCTGCTCGGTGTGCTTGCCCAGCGCGCCGGCAACATCGAGGATAAGCTGCAGGCGATGCGCGCAAGCGGTCAGCTCGGCGGCAAGTACTTCGCCCCGATGTCGATGCTGACCCTGATCTTCGGGCTTATCATGTGCGGCTTCTGGGTCGGCTTCTCCGACCTGTGGATCATCATCGGCCTCGCCGGTTACGTCACCACCTTCTCGATTGGCATGCTCGTCTTCAAGCCGACCGGCGAGCGAATGGGCGCCATGATCGCCAAGGACGGCGTCACGCCCGCGGTTCTCGCCATCGGCCAGCGCATGATGAGTTGGGCACGCCTCGACTATGCCGTCATGCTGGTGATCATCGCCGACATGGTCCTGAAGCCGACTGTGCATGATGTCGGCATGCTCGCCGGCATGGCGCTGGTCGTGGTAGTGGGCGCGGCACTCGCCGTCGGCGGCGGCCGTCAGATGGTGCCGAGCGCTGCCTGA
- a CDS encoding DUF1465 family protein, with translation MTEPSKGSAKTIKLAERRVFSQSFKPLYQEGMGLVEQAAEYLDGKGRAEAKKLSRAAATLYAAESMRLTTRLMQVASWLLLQRAANSGEMTRDQVASEKSKVRLDTASAHDEAAGWSELPKEFLELVSRSLRLQALVRRMDEEIYGSIYDTPAVSRRANPVSDQISLLNTAFARG, from the coding sequence ATGACCGAGCCTTCGAAAGGCAGCGCGAAAACCATCAAGCTCGCGGAGCGCCGGGTCTTTTCCCAATCCTTCAAGCCGCTCTACCAGGAGGGTATGGGACTGGTCGAACAGGCCGCCGAATATCTCGACGGCAAGGGCAGAGCCGAGGCGAAGAAGCTGTCGCGCGCGGCGGCGACGCTCTATGCGGCCGAATCGATGCGGCTGACCACAAGGCTGATGCAGGTTGCGTCCTGGCTGCTTCTGCAGCGCGCGGCGAATTCCGGCGAGATGACGCGCGACCAGGTCGCCTCCGAGAAGTCAAAGGTGCGCCTCGACACGGCGTCCGCGCATGACGAAGCAGCCGGATGGAGCGAACTGCCGAAGGAGTTTCTGGAACTCGTGAGCCGGTCGCTGCGCCTGCAGGCGCTGGTGCGCCGCATGGACGAGGAAATCTATGGCTCGATCTACGACACGCCGGCCGTCAGCCGCCGCGCCAACCCGGTCTCCGACCAGATCAGCCTGCTGAACACGGCTTTCGCCCGCGGCTGA
- the ruvC gene encoding crossover junction endodeoxyribonuclease RuvC codes for MGEAIRIIGIDPGLRRTGWGIVESLGNSLRFVASGTVRSDDKAPLAARLCQLHDGLAEVLHQAMPHEAAVEQTFVNKDATATLKLGQARGIAMLVPARAGLVVAEYAPNAVKKAVIGVGHGEKKQIHMMVKVLMPKAIFDTDDAADALAIAICHAHHRQSVAYRMAALA; via the coding sequence ATGGGGGAAGCGATTCGCATCATCGGCATCGATCCGGGGCTGAGGCGCACCGGCTGGGGCATCGTCGAGAGCCTTGGCAATTCGCTGCGCTTCGTCGCTTCCGGTACCGTGCGCTCGGACGACAAGGCGCCGCTCGCAGCAAGACTCTGCCAATTGCATGACGGACTGGCCGAGGTGCTGCACCAAGCCATGCCGCACGAGGCAGCGGTCGAGCAGACCTTCGTCAACAAGGATGCGACCGCGACGCTGAAGCTCGGCCAGGCGCGCGGCATTGCCATGCTGGTGCCGGCGCGCGCCGGATTGGTCGTTGCCGAATACGCCCCCAACGCCGTCAAGAAGGCGGTGATCGGCGTCGGCCACGGCGAGAAGAAGCAGATCCACATGATGGTGAAGGTGCTGATGCCGAAGGCCATCTTCGACACGGACGATGCCGCCGATGCGCTGGCCATCGCCATCTGCCATGCGCATCATCGCCAGAGCGTCGCCTATCGGATGGCGGCTTTGGCATGA
- the ruvA gene encoding Holliday junction branch migration protein RuvA, with protein sequence MIGKLKGTLDEIDEDSCLVDVHGVGYVAYCSARTLASLPGPGEAVVLFIETYVREDMIRLYGFQTALEREWFRLLMNNVQGVGAKVALAVLSTLAPADLANAIALRDIAMVSRAPGVGKKVAERIVTELKAKAPAYAGAATGTIGLKQELGAGVAAAPITDAVSALVNLGYSRDIAANAVAAALKAAGEGADASKLIRFGLKELAR encoded by the coding sequence ATGATCGGCAAGCTGAAAGGCACGCTGGACGAGATCGACGAGGATTCTTGTCTCGTCGACGTGCATGGCGTCGGCTATGTCGCCTATTGCTCGGCGCGCACGCTGGCTTCCCTGCCGGGGCCCGGCGAGGCGGTGGTGCTGTTCATCGAGACCTATGTGCGCGAGGACATGATCCGGCTCTACGGCTTCCAGACAGCACTCGAGCGCGAATGGTTCCGCCTGCTGATGAACAATGTGCAGGGCGTCGGCGCCAAGGTGGCGCTGGCGGTGCTGTCGACATTGGCCCCGGCCGATCTCGCCAATGCGATCGCGCTGCGCGACATCGCCATGGTCAGCCGAGCGCCCGGCGTCGGCAAGAAAGTGGCCGAGCGCATCGTCACCGAGTTGAAGGCCAAGGCGCCCGCCTATGCGGGCGCTGCCACCGGCACGATCGGACTCAAGCAGGAGCTCGGCGCGGGCGTGGCGGCAGCACCGATCACCGACGCGGTCTCGGCGCTGGTCAATCTCGGCTATTCGCGCGACATCGCCGCCAATGCGGTGGCGGCGGCGCTGAAGGCGGCCGGCGAGGGTGCCGATGCCTCGAAGCTGATCCGCTTCGGATTGAAGGAACTGGCGCGGTGA
- the ruvB gene encoding Holliday junction branch migration DNA helicase RuvB, translating to MNLSPRLIAPDKRGEDADQTLRPQSLDEFVGQAAVRANLKVFVDAAKNRGEALDHVLFVGPPGLGKTTLAQIMARELGVNFRSTSGPVIAKAGDLAALLTNLEDRDVLFIDEIHRLNPAVEEILYPAMEDFQLDLIIGEGPAARSVKIDLARFTLVAATTRLGLLTNPLRDRFGIPVRLNFYTVEELEQIVRRGARILSMPLGDDGALEIARRARGTPRIAGRLLRRVRDFASVAGDGHVDKRIADEALTRLEVDGLGLDALDRRYLSMIARNFGGGPVGIETIAAGLSEPRDAIEDIIEPYLIQQGFIQRTPRGRVLTANAWRHLGLDAPKDLAQQQISLFQEE from the coding sequence ATGAACCTTTCGCCCCGCCTCATTGCTCCCGACAAGCGCGGCGAGGATGCCGACCAGACCTTGCGCCCGCAGTCGCTCGACGAGTTCGTCGGCCAAGCGGCGGTCAGGGCCAACCTCAAGGTTTTCGTCGACGCCGCCAAGAACCGCGGCGAGGCGCTCGACCATGTGCTGTTCGTCGGGCCGCCAGGCCTCGGCAAGACGACGCTGGCGCAGATCATGGCACGCGAGCTCGGGGTCAATTTCCGCTCGACCTCGGGGCCGGTCATCGCCAAGGCCGGCGACCTTGCAGCACTTCTCACCAATCTCGAGGACCGCGACGTCCTCTTCATCGACGAGATCCACCGCCTCAATCCGGCGGTGGAGGAAATCCTCTATCCGGCGATGGAGGATTTCCAGCTCGACCTGATCATCGGCGAGGGGCCGGCGGCGCGTTCGGTCAAGATCGACCTTGCCCGCTTCACGCTGGTTGCTGCAACGACGCGACTCGGGCTGCTGACCAATCCGCTGCGCGACCGTTTCGGCATTCCGGTCAGGCTCAATTTCTATACGGTCGAGGAGTTGGAGCAGATCGTGCGCCGCGGCGCCCGCATCCTCTCGATGCCGCTCGGCGACGACGGCGCGCTGGAGATCGCGCGCCGCGCCCGCGGCACACCGCGCATCGCCGGCCGGCTGTTGCGACGGGTGCGCGATTTCGCCTCCGTCGCCGGAGACGGCCATGTCGACAAACGCATCGCCGACGAGGCGCTGACCAGGCTGGAGGTGGACGGTCTCGGACTCGACGCGCTCGACCGCCGATATCTTTCGATGATCGCGCGCAATTTCGGCGGCGGGCCGGTCGGCATCGAAACGATCGCGGCGGGGCTTTCCGAGCCGCGCGACGCGATCGAAGACATCATCGAGCCCTATTTGATCCAGCAGGGCTTCATCCAGCGCACGCCGCGCGGCCGCGTGCTGACAGCCAATGCCTGGCGGCATCTCGGTCTCGATGCGCCAAAGGACCTTGCTCAGCAGCAGATCAGCCTGTTCCAGGAAGAGTAA
- a CDS encoding metallophosphoesterase, which produces MITRRGFLRLVGGSFFSLVSLGAYAVGIEPMLLTHVKRYALTPPHWPAGLKLRIVALADIHACRPWMTPERVASLAEEANALQPDLIVLLGDYVAGMRLVTEQVSAAEWASALSGLKAPLGVLSILGNHDWWHDVAAQEAGAGPTISRKALEGVGIPVLENDVVRLEKDGQGFWIAGLADQLALRPGRAWGRSSFKGLDDLKGTLAKVSDNAPIILLAHEPDIFPEVPWRVSLTLSGHTHGGQVRLFGYSPVVPSVFGNRYAYGHVVENDRHLIVSGGLGFSIMPVRFGVRPEILHIELG; this is translated from the coding sequence ATGATCACCAGACGTGGTTTCCTGCGGCTCGTCGGCGGCTCGTTCTTCTCCTTGGTGTCGCTCGGCGCCTATGCGGTCGGCATCGAGCCGATGCTGCTCACCCATGTCAAGCGCTACGCGCTGACGCCGCCGCATTGGCCGGCCGGGCTCAAGCTCCGCATCGTGGCGCTCGCAGACATCCATGCCTGCCGGCCCTGGATGACGCCGGAGCGCGTCGCCTCGCTGGCCGAGGAGGCGAACGCACTGCAGCCGGATCTGATTGTGCTGCTCGGCGACTATGTTGCCGGTATGCGCCTGGTCACGGAGCAGGTGTCGGCGGCGGAATGGGCTTCGGCCCTGTCCGGACTGAAGGCGCCGCTCGGGGTGCTGTCGATCCTCGGCAATCACGACTGGTGGCACGATGTTGCCGCGCAAGAGGCCGGGGCCGGGCCGACGATTTCGCGCAAGGCACTGGAAGGCGTCGGCATTCCAGTGCTGGAAAACGATGTCGTGCGCCTGGAAAAGGATGGACAAGGCTTCTGGATAGCCGGGCTCGCAGACCAGCTTGCACTGCGTCCGGGTCGTGCCTGGGGCCGGTCCAGCTTCAAGGGGCTGGACGATCTCAAAGGCACGCTCGCCAAGGTGAGCGACAACGCGCCCATCATCCTGCTTGCGCATGAGCCCGACATCTTTCCCGAAGTGCCGTGGCGGGTTTCACTGACGCTGTCCGGCCACACGCATGGCGGGCAGGTGCGGCTGTTCGGCTATTCGCCGGTCGTGCCGTCCGTGTTCGGCAACCGCTACGCCTATGGCCATGTGGTGGAAAACGACCGTCACCTGATCGTCTCCGGTGGGCTCGGCTTCAGCATCATGCCGGTGCGTTTCGGCGTGCGGCCGGAAATTTTGCATATCGAGCTGGGCTGA